The DNA segment TTCGGCGAGACGGCGCCGGGGGCCAGCAACCCGGGCGCATGGTTCGAGGAACCGGGCGGTGGCGGCTTCAACGCGGCACGCAATCTGGCCCGTCTCGGCTTTGATGTGCGGCTGATCTCGCCGCGTGGCGGCGATGCGGCCGGCGAGATGGTGGCGGAAGCGGCGCTCAATGCCGGCGTCGACGACAAGCCCTTCGTTTTTCTCGATCGCAAGACGCCGAGCTATACGGCAATCCTCGAACGCGACGGCAATCTGGTGATCGCCCTCGCCGACATGGAGCTCTATAAGCTGTTCGTGCCGCGCCGGCTGACGATCCGCGCCATCCGCGATGCCTTCGAAGCCACTGACCTGATCCTTTGCGACGCCAATCTACCCGCCGAAACGCTGGCCGCCATCGCAATGCGCGCAGCCGATTGCGGCAAGCCATTGGCCGCGATCGCGATTTCGCCGGCCAAAGTGGTGCGCCTGAAGCCCTGCCTTGCCGGCATCGACCATCTTTTTCTGAACGAGGCCGAAGCTGCGGCGCTGACGGAGAGCCGTCCGGACGATCCGCGCCATTGGATCGCCGGATTGCGGGCACTCGGCCTCAGGGGTGGTGTCATTACACGTGGCAAACGCGAACTGATCGCTTTTTCCGGCGATGCCGCCGTCAGCCTGCAGCCGCCCGTTATCGATGAGGTTGCCGATGTCACCGGTGCCGGCGATTCGCTCGCCGCCGGTGTTCTGGCCGCCCTGCTTGCCGGTCACGATCTCGGCGAGGCGGTGCGCTATGGGGCAGCGGCCGCCGCGATCACCGTGCAATCACCATTCGCCACGGCGGAGGATCTTTCGCCCGACCTTCTGAAGGCAATACTGGCTCTTGTTCCCGAAGCCGCTATTTTGTCATGAAGCGCGCGATTTTCGCATTTCCCAACTCAGCCAATCGGACACAACCATGACCAAGCCCATTTCACCCCTGCTGCCGATCTCCTATTCGAAGGAGGTTGCTTCAGCAAAATTGCGCGGCGCTCCATTGGTGGCATTGGAATCGACCATCATCACCCATGGCATGCCCTATCCCGGCAATATCGAGATGGCGCGTAGCGTCGAGGCGATCATCCGGCAGGAAGGCGCCGTGCCGGCGACAATCGCCGTCATTCATGGCGTGCTGCATATCGGCCTGGAGCCT comes from the Rhizobium sp. NXC24 genome and includes:
- a CDS encoding carbohydrate kinase family protein gives rise to the protein MAKKILVLGGAHIDRRGRIFGETAPGASNPGAWFEEPGGGGFNAARNLARLGFDVRLISPRGGDAAGEMVAEAALNAGVDDKPFVFLDRKTPSYTAILERDGNLVIALADMELYKLFVPRRLTIRAIRDAFEATDLILCDANLPAETLAAIAMRAADCGKPLAAIAISPAKVVRLKPCLAGIDHLFLNEAEAAALTESRPDDPRHWIAGLRALGLRGGVITRGKRELIAFSGDAAVSLQPPVIDEVADVTGAGDSLAAGVLAALLAGHDLGEAVRYGAAAAAITVQSPFATAEDLSPDLLKAILALVPEAAILS